Proteins encoded by one window of Halobaculum halobium:
- a CDS encoding NYN domain-containing protein: protein MGLLDRVFGASAGGDDARGADGPSSAGDGAAGPRGPWRDADGEPARPRGVALFVDGPNVFRDEFDVDFADLRAAAEADGGLVTARLYLDEHATPGLIQAAEANGFQVITTSGDVDVKLAVDVASFAAERRAATVAIASRDTDFKPALEVANEYGLGTLAIAPGSYGRSDALRRSADEAVTLGE, encoded by the coding sequence ATGGGACTGCTGGATCGCGTTTTCGGAGCGAGCGCCGGCGGCGACGACGCTCGCGGCGCAGACGGGCCGTCGTCAGCGGGCGATGGAGCCGCGGGTCCGCGGGGCCCGTGGCGAGACGCCGACGGGGAACCGGCGCGACCGCGGGGCGTCGCGCTGTTCGTCGACGGGCCGAACGTCTTCCGCGATGAGTTCGACGTGGACTTCGCGGATCTGCGCGCGGCCGCCGAGGCCGACGGTGGACTCGTCACCGCGCGGCTGTACCTCGACGAGCACGCCACCCCGGGCCTCATCCAGGCTGCCGAAGCCAACGGCTTTCAGGTGATCACCACCAGCGGCGACGTGGACGTGAAACTCGCCGTCGACGTGGCGTCGTTCGCGGCCGAGCGTCGCGCGGCGACCGTCGCGATCGCCTCCCGCGACACCGATTTCAAGCCCGCGCTGGAGGTCGCCAACGAGTACGGCCTCGGGACGCTCGCGATCGCGCCGGGGAGCTACGGCCGCTCCGACGCGCTCCGGCGGAGCGCGGACGAGGCTGTCACGCTCGGGGAGTAG
- the ilvC gene encoding ketol-acid reductoisomerase — protein MTDSDSTLDTDVYYDEDADRSAIDDKTVAVLGYGSQGHAHAQNLHDSGVDVIVGLREDSSSRAAAEGDGLRVETPADAAAEADIVSVLVPDTVQPTVYEEIEPGIEEGDTLQFAHGFNIHYNQIVPKDGVDVTMVAPKSPGHLVRRNYEAGEGTPGLLAVYQDATGEAREEGLAYAHAIGCTRAGVVETTFREETETDLFGEQAVLCGGVTSLVKQGYETLVDAGYSREMAYFECLNELKLIVDLMYEGGLGEMWDSVSDTAEYGGLVKGDEVVDEHARENMEGVLEAVQDGTFAREWIAENQAGRPSYTQLREAEKNHDIEDVGEDLRSLFAWDADEAAEDGEGEEPGQAEVRADD, from the coding sequence ATGACAGACTCCGATTCCACCTTGGACACAGACGTATACTACGACGAGGACGCCGACCGCTCGGCGATCGACGACAAGACCGTGGCCGTGCTCGGCTACGGCAGCCAGGGCCACGCCCACGCGCAGAACCTCCACGACTCCGGCGTCGACGTGATCGTCGGCCTGCGGGAGGACTCCTCCTCGCGCGCGGCCGCCGAGGGCGACGGGCTGCGCGTGGAGACGCCCGCTGACGCCGCCGCCGAGGCGGACATCGTCTCCGTGCTCGTCCCCGATACGGTCCAACCGACCGTGTACGAGGAGATCGAGCCGGGGATCGAGGAGGGCGACACGCTCCAGTTCGCGCACGGCTTCAACATCCACTACAACCAGATCGTGCCGAAGGACGGCGTCGACGTGACCATGGTCGCGCCCAAGTCGCCGGGCCACCTCGTGCGCCGCAACTACGAGGCCGGCGAGGGCACCCCGGGACTGCTCGCCGTCTATCAGGACGCCACCGGCGAGGCGCGCGAGGAGGGCCTTGCGTACGCTCACGCGATCGGCTGTACCCGCGCGGGGGTCGTCGAGACGACGTTCCGAGAGGAGACCGAGACGGACCTCTTCGGCGAGCAGGCGGTGCTGTGCGGCGGCGTCACCTCGCTCGTGAAGCAGGGGTACGAGACGCTCGTCGACGCGGGCTACTCCCGCGAGATGGCGTACTTCGAGTGCCTGAACGAACTGAAGCTCATCGTCGACCTGATGTACGAGGGCGGGCTCGGCGAGATGTGGGACTCCGTCTCCGACACCGCGGAGTACGGCGGACTCGTCAAGGGCGACGAGGTCGTCGACGAGCACGCCCGCGAGAACATGGAGGGGGTGCTGGAGGCGGTGCAGGACGGCACCTTCGCGCGCGAGTGGATCGCCGAGAACCAGGCCGGCCGACCCTCCTACACGCAGCTTCGCGAGGCCGAGAAGAACCACGACATCGAGGACGTGGGCGAGGACCTCCGCTCGCTGTTCGCGTGGGACGCCGACGAGGCCGCCGAGGACGGCGAAGGCGAGGAACCCGGCCAGGCCGAGGTACGCGCCGATGACTGA
- a CDS encoding thiol-disulfide oxidoreductase DCC family protein: protein MSHDGASDAPPDADPLADVDPHRHPVILFDGVCNLCHGTIRFLVRHDDEGVFRFAPLDSPVGQALLREHGLPTEDHNSFVLVEGDETSQKSTAALRVARRLGAPWRFAWALRRLPLGIRDAAYDVVAEYRYEVFGKKDACEVPEPEVRERFAERALE from the coding sequence GTGAGCCACGACGGAGCCTCGGACGCGCCGCCGGACGCAGACCCGTTGGCAGACGTGGACCCGCACCGTCATCCGGTGATCCTGTTCGACGGGGTCTGCAATCTCTGTCACGGGACGATCAGATTTCTCGTCCGCCACGACGACGAGGGCGTGTTCCGGTTCGCGCCGCTGGACTCGCCGGTCGGGCAGGCGCTGTTGCGCGAGCACGGACTCCCGACCGAGGACCACAACTCCTTCGTGCTCGTCGAGGGCGACGAGACCTCTCAGAAGTCGACGGCAGCGCTACGGGTCGCCCGTCGGCTGGGGGCACCGTGGCGGTTCGCGTGGGCACTGCGCCGACTCCCGCTCGGCATCCGTGACGCCGCCTACGACGTGGTCGCCGAGTACCGGTATGAGGTGTTCGGGAAGAAAGACGCCTGCGAGGTGCCGGAGCCGGAGGTCAGGGAGCGCTTCGCCGAGCGGGCGCTGGAGTGA
- a CDS encoding radical SAM protein, which produces MISKGCEQCSKGGKMVLFVYGYCDQRDCFYCPLGENRKNVTDVYANERLVESDEDVIEEAKRMSALGTSITGGEPQEAMGKTTRYLRLLKEEFGEDHHTHLYTGIPGGRENMRRLSEAGLDEIRFHPPVEQWGDLHGTEWEEILYVAREEGLTPAFEIPGIRAEEEFLEFLDEGAADFCNVNEFEMSDGNYRRMQEQGFELQEGHMSAVDGSKEEILDVMGDHEKVYFCTSVFKDAAQHRNRLKRMARNLQRPFDEVTDDGTLVYGKTYASPERIRDLGVPEEFYTTKSDHVEVAWWLLEEMIDEGDLDDGEVVEQYPTYDGTVVERTPLA; this is translated from the coding sequence ATGATCTCGAAGGGCTGTGAACAGTGCTCCAAGGGCGGGAAGATGGTGCTGTTCGTGTACGGCTACTGCGACCAGCGCGACTGCTTCTACTGTCCGCTCGGGGAGAACCGCAAGAACGTCACGGACGTGTACGCCAACGAGCGCCTCGTCGAGTCCGACGAGGACGTGATCGAGGAGGCCAAGCGGATGTCGGCGTTGGGCACCTCCATCACCGGTGGCGAGCCCCAGGAGGCGATGGGGAAGACGACGCGGTATCTCCGCCTGCTCAAGGAGGAGTTCGGCGAGGACCACCACACGCACCTCTACACCGGGATCCCGGGCGGCCGCGAGAACATGCGCCGCCTGTCGGAGGCGGGCCTCGACGAGATCCGATTTCACCCGCCGGTCGAGCAGTGGGGAGACCTTCACGGCACCGAGTGGGAAGAAATTCTCTACGTCGCCCGCGAGGAGGGCCTGACGCCGGCGTTCGAGATCCCGGGCATCCGCGCGGAGGAGGAGTTCCTGGAGTTCCTCGACGAGGGGGCCGCCGACTTCTGCAACGTCAACGAGTTCGAGATGTCCGACGGGAACTACCGCCGGATGCAAGAGCAGGGCTTCGAGCTGCAGGAGGGCCACATGTCGGCCGTCGACGGCTCGAAAGAGGAGATCTTGGACGTCATGGGCGACCACGAGAAGGTGTACTTCTGCACCTCCGTGTTCAAGGACGCCGCCCAGCACCGCAACCGCCTCAAGCGGATGGCGCGCAACCTCCAGCGCCCGTTCGACGAGGTAACTGACGACGGCACACTCGTGTACGGCAAGACGTACGCGAGCCCAGAACGCATCCGCGATCTCGGGGTTCCAGAGGAGTTCTACACCACGAAGTCCGACCACGTCGAGGTGGCGTGGTGGCTGCTCGAGGAGATGATCGACGAGGGCGATCTCGACGACGGCGAGGTCGTCGAACAGTACCCGACCTACGACGGCACGGTCGTCGAGCGGACGCCGCTGGCGTGA
- the pdxS gene encoding pyridoxal 5'-phosphate synthase lyase subunit PdxS gives MTEETDLEELKRGTDLVKRGFARMQKGGVIMDVVNREQARIAEDAGAVAVMHLESVPADIRKRGGVARMADPGKLEEVIEEVSIPVMGKARIGHTAEAQILEAAGADMVDESEVLTTADERYHIDKREFTAPFVCGARNLEEALRRIDEGAAMIRTKGEAGTGDVNQAVTHQRNIQRAVRQLSGMAREERDEWAREHGAPRELVHETAEMGRLPVVNFAAGGIATPADAALMMQHGCDGIFVGSGIFGAENPPAMGEAIVKAVNNYDDPETLTEIAKSPGKGMSGQANEQMDEEEKLQGRGV, from the coding sequence ATGACCGAGGAGACCGATCTGGAGGAGCTCAAACGCGGGACCGACCTCGTCAAGCGCGGCTTCGCGCGGATGCAGAAGGGCGGCGTCATCATGGACGTGGTCAACCGCGAACAGGCTCGGATCGCCGAGGACGCCGGCGCGGTCGCCGTGATGCACCTCGAGTCCGTCCCGGCGGACATCCGTAAGCGGGGCGGCGTCGCGCGGATGGCCGACCCCGGCAAACTCGAGGAGGTCATCGAGGAGGTGTCGATCCCGGTGATGGGGAAGGCCCGCATCGGCCACACCGCCGAGGCACAGATCCTGGAGGCCGCGGGCGCCGACATGGTCGACGAGTCCGAGGTGCTCACGACCGCCGACGAGCGCTACCACATCGACAAGCGCGAATTCACCGCGCCGTTCGTTTGCGGCGCGCGCAACCTGGAGGAGGCGCTGCGTCGCATCGACGAGGGCGCCGCGATGATCCGGACGAAGGGCGAAGCCGGCACCGGCGACGTGAACCAGGCGGTCACCCACCAGCGCAACATCCAGCGCGCCGTCCGCCAGCTCTCCGGGATGGCCCGCGAGGAGCGCGACGAGTGGGCTCGCGAGCACGGCGCGCCCCGCGAACTCGTCCACGAGACCGCCGAGATGGGTCGCCTGCCGGTCGTCAACTTCGCTGCCGGCGGCATCGCGACGCCCGCCGACGCCGCGCTCATGATGCAACACGGCTGCGACGGCATCTTCGTCGGCTCGGGTATCTTCGGCGCCGAGAACCCGCCCGCAATGGGCGAGGCGATCGTCAAGGCGGTCAACAACTACGACGACCCGGAGACGCTCACGGAGATCGCCAAGTCCCCCGGTAAGGGGATGTCCGGCCAAGCGAACGAGCAGATGGACGAGGAGGAGAAGCTGCAGGGCCGCGGCGTCTAA
- the leuC gene encoding 3-isopropylmalate dehydratase large subunit: MSKGTLYDKVWERHKVADLPNGQDQLFIGLHLVHEVTSPQAFGMLRERDMEVAFPDRTVATTDHIVPTRPEGRDRPLADDQAEEMLTHLERNTEEAGIRFFGLDDDRQGIAHVVGPELGFVQPGMTVVCGDSHTSTHGAFGAIGMGIGTSQIRDVFATGSIAADKKDVRRVEVTGELGDGVGAKDVILHVIRELGVDGGVGHVYEYGGEAIRTLDMEGRLAVCNMSIEGGARAGYINPDETTYEYLKGREFAPDGEAFEERKQYWESIRSEEDAQYDDWVEVDADDLAPQVSWGTNPEQVVGVDEPVPAPSETRDPAAAESAQDHTEVTPGETMEGHEIDVAFLGTCTNGRVADFREAAKVLEGREVADDVRALAVPGSGTVKRTLEAEGIDQIFKDAGFQWREAGCSMCLAMNDDALEGDEVCASSSNRNYVGRQGSTEGRTHLMSPAMVAAAAVEGAVTDVRAFDTPELVGTADGDGAAPHDDDASAEVSE; the protein is encoded by the coding sequence ATGAGCAAGGGGACCCTGTACGACAAGGTGTGGGAGCGACACAAGGTCGCCGACCTGCCGAACGGGCAGGACCAGCTGTTCATCGGCCTCCACCTCGTCCACGAGGTGACGAGCCCGCAGGCGTTCGGGATGCTGCGCGAGCGCGACATGGAGGTCGCGTTCCCGGATCGGACGGTCGCCACAACCGATCACATCGTCCCGACGCGCCCGGAGGGGCGCGATCGTCCGCTCGCCGACGACCAGGCGGAGGAGATGCTCACGCACCTGGAGCGCAACACCGAGGAGGCGGGCATCCGCTTCTTCGGCCTCGACGACGACCGCCAGGGCATCGCCCACGTCGTCGGGCCCGAGCTGGGCTTCGTCCAGCCGGGGATGACCGTCGTCTGCGGCGACAGCCACACCTCGACCCACGGCGCCTTCGGCGCCATCGGCATGGGGATCGGCACGAGCCAGATCCGCGACGTGTTCGCCACCGGCTCCATCGCCGCCGACAAGAAGGACGTCAGACGCGTCGAGGTCACCGGCGAGCTGGGCGACGGCGTCGGCGCGAAAGACGTGATACTCCACGTCATCCGCGAGTTGGGCGTCGACGGCGGCGTCGGCCACGTGTACGAGTACGGCGGCGAGGCCATCCGCACGCTCGACATGGAGGGCCGCCTCGCGGTGTGCAACATGTCCATCGAGGGCGGCGCCCGCGCGGGCTACATCAACCCCGACGAGACTACCTATGAGTACCTGAAGGGGCGCGAGTTCGCTCCGGACGGCGAAGCGTTCGAGGAGCGCAAGCAGTACTGGGAGTCGATCCGCTCGGAGGAGGACGCCCAGTACGACGACTGGGTCGAGGTCGACGCGGACGACCTCGCCCCGCAGGTGTCGTGGGGGACCAACCCAGAACAGGTCGTCGGCGTCGACGAACCGGTGCCCGCCCCGTCCGAGACGCGCGACCCCGCGGCCGCCGAGTCCGCGCAGGATCACACGGAGGTGACGCCCGGCGAGACGATGGAGGGCCACGAGATCGACGTGGCGTTCCTGGGCACCTGCACGAACGGCCGCGTCGCGGACTTCCGCGAGGCCGCGAAGGTGCTCGAGGGCCGCGAGGTCGCTGACGACGTTCGCGCGCTCGCCGTCCCCGGCTCCGGCACGGTCAAGCGGACGCTGGAGGCCGAAGGCATCGACCAGATCTTCAAGGACGCCGGCTTCCAGTGGCGCGAGGCCGGCTGTTCGATGTGCCTCGCGATGAACGACGACGCGCTCGAGGGCGACGAGGTGTGCGCCTCGTCGTCGAACCGCAACTACGTCGGCCGACAGGGCAGCACCGAGGGGCGCACGCACCTGATGTCGCCCGCGATGGTCGCCGCGGCGGCCGTCGAGGGCGCGGTGACGGACGTGCGGGCGTTCGACACGCCCGAGCTCGTCGGCACCGCCGACGGCGACGGCGCCGCTCCCCACGATGACGACGCGAGCGCGGAGGTGAGCGAATGA
- a CDS encoding S9 family peptidase has translation MYRRDLRDTELDDLLAAMASADSVVQAAPAPDGDRIAYAKAREGQIDLWVWDGTTDTRLTSGGVAAMRYGRGDPAWFDWHPAGTEVAFVSGDGDLSTVDAETGAVTTLTGYDDPDLSLAYAPGGDDIAVVTDHFSRASLALVAADGSRVEALADDEFLYGDPAVADDGTVYATRAEHRHLFDDEAHLVAVDRDDGGRGQGVRVVFAEEGVRVQNVRPRPDSTEVAFVHDKSGFDAVSVVDGHGPDEDADAAASAGGDPGELYAVEEAEVADPAWSPSGKTLAVTVTRDGRANVHAVDRDGFAEEVTDEDAFHTAPRWRDGDVLTVRDTPHEPATVWNASAGERVTPSAAPDFGARVPFPTTLTYDSDGTEVQAVVYPPADDADDESVPVLVKAHGGPTSFDRFGFDHRAAYLAALGYCVILPNYRGSDGYGRAFRMANDRDWGGGDLHDVIRAVDAADAAFDAVDGDRAGIYGGSGGGLMTVNALGNSGRFAAGAAFYGVYDYETFLDDTDDIGWQLMKRELGDVATDLDNYREASPIRHVEDIEDPLLVLHGEDDARVPISQSEQLCDELETHGKRFEFRRYDGEPHGFGRRENVVDAYTRVADLFAKYLRVDPDDGSSSPHPTDEPDRASN, from the coding sequence GTGTACCGACGAGACCTCCGCGACACCGAACTCGACGACCTGCTGGCCGCGATGGCGAGCGCGGACTCGGTCGTGCAGGCTGCGCCAGCACCGGACGGCGACCGCATCGCCTACGCGAAGGCCCGCGAGGGCCAGATCGATCTGTGGGTGTGGGACGGGACGACCGACACCCGACTGACGAGCGGGGGCGTCGCCGCGATGCGCTACGGCCGGGGCGACCCCGCGTGGTTCGACTGGCACCCGGCGGGCACCGAGGTGGCGTTCGTCTCGGGCGACGGCGACCTCTCGACGGTCGACGCCGAGACCGGTGCGGTGACGACCCTGACTGGCTACGACGACCCGGACCTCAGCCTCGCGTACGCCCCCGGCGGCGACGACATCGCGGTCGTGACCGACCACTTCTCGCGCGCCTCGCTCGCGCTCGTCGCCGCCGACGGTTCGCGGGTCGAGGCGCTCGCCGACGACGAGTTCCTCTACGGCGACCCCGCCGTCGCGGACGACGGGACCGTGTACGCGACTCGCGCCGAGCACCGACACCTGTTCGACGACGAGGCCCATCTCGTCGCCGTCGACCGCGACGACGGCGGCCGCGGACAGGGCGTTCGCGTGGTGTTCGCCGAGGAGGGCGTCCGCGTCCAGAACGTCCGGCCGCGCCCCGACTCCACGGAGGTCGCGTTCGTGCACGACAAGAGCGGCTTCGACGCCGTATCCGTCGTCGACGGCCACGGACCGGACGAGGATGCAGACGCCGCTGCGAGCGCCGGTGGCGACCCCGGAGAGTTGTACGCCGTCGAGGAGGCGGAGGTCGCAGACCCCGCGTGGAGTCCCTCGGGCAAGACGCTCGCCGTGACCGTCACCCGTGACGGCCGCGCGAACGTCCACGCCGTCGACCGCGACGGCTTCGCCGAGGAGGTGACCGACGAGGACGCCTTCCACACGGCGCCCAGGTGGCGCGACGGCGACGTCCTCACCGTCCGCGACACGCCGCACGAGCCCGCGACGGTGTGGAACGCCTCCGCGGGCGAGCGGGTGACGCCGAGCGCCGCGCCAGACTTCGGCGCCCGGGTCCCGTTCCCCACGACGCTCACCTACGACTCCGACGGGACGGAGGTCCAGGCGGTCGTCTACCCGCCGGCCGACGACGCGGACGACGAGTCGGTGCCGGTGCTCGTGAAGGCCCACGGCGGCCCGACCTCCTTCGACCGCTTCGGCTTCGACCACCGCGCGGCCTATCTGGCCGCGCTGGGCTACTGCGTGATCCTCCCGAACTACCGCGGCAGCGACGGCTACGGCCGCGCGTTCCGCATGGCCAACGACCGAGACTGGGGCGGCGGCGACCTCCACGACGTGATCCGCGCGGTCGACGCCGCCGACGCGGCCTTCGACGCGGTCGACGGCGACCGGGCGGGCATCTACGGCGGCTCCGGCGGCGGCCTGATGACGGTGAACGCGCTCGGCAACTCCGGCCGGTTCGCCGCGGGCGCCGCCTTCTACGGCGTCTACGACTACGAGACGTTCCTCGACGACACCGACGACATCGGCTGGCAGCTCATGAAGCGCGAACTGGGCGACGTGGCGACCGACCTCGACAACTACCGCGAGGCGTCGCCGATCCGCCACGTCGAGGACATCGAGGACCCGCTGCTCGTCCTCCACGGCGAGGACGACGCGCGCGTCCCCATCAGCCAGTCAGAGCAGTTGTGCGACGAACTGGAGACGCACGGCAAGCGCTTCGAGTTCCGCCGATACGACGGCGAGCCGCACGGCTTCGGACGACGAGAGAACGTCGTCGACGCGTACACCCGCGTCGCCGACCTCTTCGCGAAGTACCTCCGGGTCGACCCCGACGACGGGAGCAGCAGCCCGCACCCGACCGACGAGCCCGACCGCGCGTCGAACTGA
- a CDS encoding DUF6517 family protein: protein MESTGFEEYRVEPMEITREFTVADQTREVVVTNQVAEYDKAAEILGERIQASLFVALSTPAVEIAEQTFNPVGELSTRELARRMLSQYDGISNLQSDGEETVTVLGTDTTVGLFTADATVTEGVTVEIRLHVSEAVRAGGDFVVTVGAYPTRLSGQADDVRTMMRSVTHDGG from the coding sequence CTGGAATCGACCGGATTCGAGGAGTACCGGGTCGAACCGATGGAGATCACCCGGGAGTTCACCGTCGCCGACCAGACCCGAGAGGTCGTCGTCACCAACCAGGTCGCCGAGTACGACAAAGCCGCGGAGATACTCGGCGAGCGCATCCAGGCGTCGCTGTTCGTCGCGCTGTCGACGCCGGCCGTCGAGATCGCCGAGCAGACGTTCAACCCCGTCGGGGAGTTGAGTACGAGGGAGTTGGCGCGGCGGATGCTCTCCCAGTACGACGGGATCTCCAACCTCCAGTCGGACGGCGAGGAGACCGTCACGGTGCTCGGCACCGACACGACCGTCGGGCTGTTCACGGCCGACGCGACCGTTACCGAGGGAGTCACCGTCGAGATTCGACTGCACGTCTCGGAGGCGGTTCGCGCGGGCGGGGACTTCGTCGTCACGGTCGGCGCGTACCCGACCCGACTGTCGGGACAGGCCGACGACGTCCGAACGATGATGCGCTCGGTCACCCACGACGGGGGGTAG
- a CDS encoding universal stress protein, whose amino-acid sequence MKHLLLAIDESGDRAAAQAATVRDLFDTDSTTAHLLHDFTDNREGASVSQVAAVRRAATILEDAGVTVEYHETSGTPSRSIIQTAEELDVDAISIAGRKRSKAGKALFGSVSQEVVLGTDRPVLLCTRKDES is encoded by the coding sequence GTGAAACATCTCCTCTTGGCCATCGACGAGAGCGGCGACCGTGCGGCCGCCCAGGCGGCGACGGTCCGCGACCTGTTCGACACCGACAGCACGACCGCGCACCTGTTGCACGACTTCACGGACAACCGCGAGGGCGCGTCGGTCAGTCAGGTCGCCGCTGTCAGGCGTGCGGCTACCATCTTAGAGGACGCCGGGGTCACCGTGGAGTACCACGAGACGAGTGGAACGCCGTCGAGATCTATCATCCAGACCGCGGAGGAACTAGACGTTGACGCGATCAGCATCGCCGGACGCAAGCGCTCGAAGGCGGGGAAGGCGCTCTTCGGGAGCGTCTCCCAGGAGGTCGTCCTCGGGACGGACCGCCCGGTCCTCCTTTGCACTCGGAAGGACGAATCGTGA
- a CDS encoding isocitrate/isopropylmalate dehydrogenase family protein encodes MTEASPADAPRSDGGDVPQIAVIEGDGIGREVVPAAVEVLDAVGDYAFTAAEAGDATLDETGEALPAETYELAATADATLFGAAGDSAADVILPLREAVGSFVNIRPARAYPGVDALRPETDLVFLRENTEGVYAGHEDRLSDDVSTLTRVVTESASRRLGEFACEYVAERDHDGFTVAHKANVMRETDGLFRDTVLATAEAAGVDAETVLMDAFATRVCLDPTQFDVIVCPNLAGDVLSDLAAGLVGGLGLLPSANVGAERGLFEPVHGTAPDIAGEGVANPSATILSAAMLVESLGDDDAGAKIRSAVERVLSDGPRTPDLGGEATTREVTDAVLARL; translated from the coding sequence ATGACTGAGGCGAGCCCGGCGGACGCGCCGCGATCGGACGGCGGCGATGTCCCCCAGATCGCGGTCATCGAGGGCGACGGCATCGGGCGGGAGGTCGTCCCCGCGGCCGTCGAGGTGCTCGACGCCGTCGGCGACTACGCGTTCACCGCGGCCGAGGCGGGCGACGCGACGCTCGACGAGACCGGCGAGGCGCTGCCCGCGGAGACGTACGAACTGGCCGCGACCGCGGACGCGACGCTGTTCGGCGCGGCCGGCGACTCGGCAGCCGACGTGATCCTCCCGCTGCGGGAGGCGGTCGGCTCGTTCGTCAACATCCGCCCGGCGCGGGCGTACCCCGGCGTCGACGCGCTCCGCCCGGAGACCGACCTCGTCTTCCTCCGAGAGAACACCGAGGGCGTGTACGCGGGCCACGAGGACCGCCTCAGCGACGACGTGTCGACGCTGACGCGCGTGGTGACGGAGTCGGCCTCCCGGCGCCTCGGCGAGTTCGCCTGCGAGTACGTCGCCGAACGCGACCACGACGGATTCACCGTCGCGCACAAGGCCAACGTGATGCGCGAGACGGACGGGCTGTTCCGCGACACCGTGCTCGCGACGGCCGAGGCGGCCGGCGTCGACGCCGAGACCGTCCTCATGGACGCGTTCGCGACGCGCGTGTGTCTCGACCCGACGCAGTTCGACGTGATCGTCTGCCCGAACCTCGCGGGCGACGTGCTGTCGGATCTGGCGGCGGGACTCGTCGGCGGGCTCGGCCTGTTGCCGTCGGCGAACGTCGGCGCCGAGCGGGGCCTGTTCGAGCCGGTCCACGGCACCGCTCCCGACATCGCCGGCGAGGGGGTCGCGAACCCGTCGGCGACGATCCTCTCGGCGGCGATGCTCGTCGAGTCGCTCGGCGACGACGACGCGGGCGCGAAGATTCGGTCGGCCGTCGAGCGCGTGCTCTCGGACGGGCCGCGCACGCCCGACCTCGGCGGCGAGGCGACGACGCGCGAGGTGACCGACGCGGTGCTGGCGCGGCTGTAA
- a CDS encoding DUF5799 family protein: protein MSNWTDAIVGERMTVDREFNDRIHQSEFSNQQWGLIMTAVEFEIEDADDPENARIVADTSKLPQIMPELDNVSQQMGGMPGGDPTGDSSGGAFGEIVSDIKDALLGGGGGGGTDTQQLEAAERLTQEYADELQRHLESKGKFEQVRLAYQE, encoded by the coding sequence ATGAGCAACTGGACGGACGCGATCGTCGGCGAACGCATGACCGTCGACCGCGAGTTCAACGACCGGATCCACCAGTCGGAGTTCTCGAACCAGCAGTGGGGACTGATCATGACGGCCGTCGAGTTCGAGATCGAGGACGCGGACGACCCGGAGAACGCCCGGATCGTCGCCGACACGTCGAAGCTTCCCCAGATAATGCCCGAACTCGACAACGTCTCCCAGCAGATGGGCGGGATGCCCGGCGGCGACCCCACGGGCGACTCCTCTGGCGGCGCCTTCGGCGAGATCGTCTCCGACATCAAGGACGCCCTCCTGGGCGGCGGTGGGGGCGGCGGCACGGACACCCAGCAACTGGAGGCCGCCGAGCGACTCACCCAGGAGTACGCCGACGAGCTCCAGCGACACCTGGAGTCGAAGGGGAAGTTCGAACAGGTCCGACTGGCGTATCAGGAGTAA
- the ilvN gene encoding acetolactate synthase small subunit, producing MSERTEGDRSEEETERSAGAPTTDGGTDHPAESPVAEHARPAGGDAPETGLAGPTPDERPHPTGRRDEHGVRKEPDHGPEPTRRATVSALVEDEPGVLARAAGLFRRRQFNIESLTVGPTTVEGHSRITLVVEETEAGIEQAKKQLAKLTPVIAVGELSGDAVAAELVLLKVRGEEPDKVHAITSMYDGQTLDAGPRTITVQITGDENTIDDAIDAFDQFGIIEIARTGQTALERGDSPTTPGEEPGHSAGETDDDEFTNYDD from the coding sequence ATGAGCGAGCGTACCGAGGGCGACCGATCCGAGGAGGAGACTGAGCGATCGGCCGGAGCGCCTACCACCGACGGCGGCACCGACCACCCGGCCGAGTCGCCGGTGGCCGAGCACGCACGTCCCGCCGGCGGCGACGCCCCCGAGACGGGGCTGGCGGGACCGACTCCCGACGAGCGGCCACACCCGACGGGTCGCCGAGACGAACACGGCGTCCGCAAGGAGCCGGACCACGGTCCGGAGCCGACGCGACGCGCGACCGTTTCCGCGCTCGTCGAGGACGAACCGGGCGTCCTCGCGCGCGCCGCGGGGCTGTTCCGCCGCCGGCAGTTCAACATCGAGAGCCTGACGGTCGGCCCGACGACCGTCGAGGGCCACTCGCGGATCACCCTCGTCGTCGAGGAGACCGAGGCGGGGATCGAGCAGGCGAAAAAGCAGCTCGCGAAGCTCACGCCGGTCATCGCGGTCGGCGAGCTGAGCGGCGACGCCGTCGCCGCCGAACTGGTGTTGCTGAAGGTCCGCGGCGAGGAGCCCGACAAGGTGCACGCGATCACCTCGATGTACGACGGGCAGACCCTCGACGCCGGCCCGCGTACCATCACCGTGCAGATCACCGGCGACGAGAACACGATCGACGACGCGATCGACGCGTTCGACCAGTTCGGCATCATCGAGATCGCCCGGACCGGCCAGACGGCCCTGGAGCGAGGGGACTCCCCGACGACGCCCGGCGAGGAGCCGGGGCACTCGGCGGGCGAGACGGACGACGACGAGTTCACGAACTACGACGACTGA